ATTGTGCCAGATTGGTTTTGGGATATGTCTGCTAATCTAAAAGACTTGAATGCTTCCTTCAACCAATTACAAGGTAAATTACCAAACCCATCAAAATTATCTGCTGATGTTGTGGATTTGAGCTCCAACCTCTTTGAAGGGCACATTCCTCTTCCTAGCTTCCCCATATCCTTACTTGATCTTTCAAATAATCAATTTCCTGGTCCTATCCCAAATAGGTTAGGCGAAATCTTAGCAACAACAAGATTCTTGTCTCTTTCAGGAAACCAACTCACTGGTGAGATTCCAATCTCTGTAGGAGAGATGTTGTCAGCTGCAGTCATTGATCTTTCAAGAAACAATTTAACAGGCAGCATTCCATCCAGTTTAGGAAATTGTTCTTCTCTGGAAGTTCTAGATCTTCAAAAAAACTTATTCTCTGGCAAGATTCCAGGATCCCTGAGTCAGCTAAATATGCTTCAAACACTTCACCTCAGCAGCAACAAATTGTCAGGAGAAATCCCATCATTTTTTCATAATTGGTCTGGTTTGGAAACTCTGGACCTTGGAGACAACAGGTTGACAGGAAATATTCCACCATGGACAGGCAGTGTTTTCCCGAATCTTAGAATACTTATCTTGAGGTCAAATGCCTTGTCTGGAGAAATTCCCTCAGAGCTTTCAGATTTAAGCTCACTGCAAATCCTTGACCTGGCAGAAAATGAGTTGAATGGAACTATTCCATCAAGCTTTGTCAATCTCAGAGCAATGGTTCAGATTCAGCGGATAAATCATTATCTATTTTATGGAATGAGCTTCAGGCACTACTATGAAGAAAGCTACAGTGCCAACATAAAAAACCAGCATCAAACATTTAACAATATCCTCTCCATTCTGACAAGTCTAGATCTTTCTGGAAACAATTTGCATGGACAGATTCCTAAAGAACTGATGAAACTTGCAGGTCTAGCTGTTTTGAACTTGTCAGGTAACCATTTAACTGGTGAAATTCCTGAAAGCATTTCAGAATTGAACCAGTTGCTATCTCTTGATCTCTCAAGCAATAAGCTCTCAGGTCCAATCCCTCCCAGCATTTCTTCATTATCCTATTTGGGGTACTTGAACTTATCAAACAATAATTTATCTGGTGAAATCCCTTTCCAAGGGCACATAACAACTTTTGATGCACCATCTTTTGCTGGAAATCCTGCTCTATGTGGAGCTCCACTTGATGTCAATTGTAGAGGCAATGAGTTGGACAATGGAAGAAGGAGAGCTGATGAGGATGACAGTAACAATGGCTTCATTGACCAGTGGCTTTACTTGAGCATTGGATTGGGATTTGCAACAGGGGTTATAGTACCCTTTCTTGTTTTGGCAATCAGAAGATCTTGGAGCCATGCATACTTCTTGCTTGTGGACAGAACCGTTGAAGAAATATTATCTTTGGCAAGAAAAATTGTCGTGCATTGGAGGAACCATTGCCGTTTCAGGGTTTAGTTTCTTGGTAAACCTTGGATTACAATAGTATTGACATTTAATTGTAATGGAATATGAAAAAGTTATTTTGGTGTtcttataattaaaatgtatgGAATTgaattttagattaatttttaattttttttaataaatatattttaaaaaataattttcaatattaaatttaatattaatgccAAACAAACTTGAAATAAGTCCATCCACCAATAGTTTGATTCAATAagataatattttcatttgatacacttgatcaagcataatttagccacatttttaatatatttattactgtttaattacacatttttctagcttaatttatgtttttgttatgtttttgtagaaaaaggaagaaattggaaaactggagaaaaagtgcagaaaatgacagaaaagtgattgggtcagtaacttggccaaatcactgcccagatcaagctaaagcagaaacctgaactATCTCACAAGAGACTGATTGGGTCAATGAATTGGCCAAGTCATCCGCAGGaacagaaacccggaggcaacacgcagaaatgatttgggcatgacgatttgcccaaatcaccgcccaaatcactcgtagaGACAGAAAGCCAAAAACTGGACTaactcacagaaagcgattaGGGCAGCGATCTGCCTAAATCACCGCCCCAATCAcgttgacagcagaaaatacagcagaagcgggaaaagTGCAAAAAACAGAAATTCAAAGgtggagaagtccaaatccacttcaaacaccacaagatcagtcccaagagccacgcccttcacttagagagttccattctcaatcaaatacaaaatccaaagaggaatcaaagactacaaagaagactaaatcaaattaagatttcaaaaccctaatcaaattggaattgggattctccagctataaaagggcagcatccAAACCAGCAAGACATCATCTCAGCATCTTCTCTACACAGCAGAAATTCTACAGAAAGcacagctgtaatacccggcagattcagacatcggaatttctaccgtctggtggaattcaaggatgtcagaggtttctagaagggtaagagaaaggttttctaacatattttcaagtattttaaaggtttagagtgaaaatgattgagtttgaaagagaaaaggccaaggaggcagaatgcaggttcggccctcgaaagttaaagttcggccgccgaaagtcccctagtttcggcccccgaaggcaatgtttggccgccgaacgttgcatggtttcgcatgcaggtttggccgccgaacctgaggcggttgctcatctataagggcaccgagtggcagaaaaagggggagacttcttctctccttctggcctaggtaagttcttgatctccctgaagtgttttcatggttttttcttcaactctttcaaggttttaatgagttttacccttgttttgaaaagCTATGAGCTTTAaccaaggttttggagtttgatgcttgtgaagcttggtttctccatatctttgcgtTTGAATCATactagcctttgttcttcaagaggtaagtgttgatccatggtttttatgatgttttatatgagttttgtaaagggaaaagggaactaggcatgagtttgcatgagatgggcATATAGGGttgatgaatcctttatgtttgatgtgtgccttgtgagcttgttttgttggagtttaagttgttttaagctcctttatgcttgttaaagtgtttatgcatgttttcgaggggttaaatgcatgtattgagggttGCGCAGGTGAtagagggactggcaggcgtccttgtgcacgaaactgagttctggatgaactcaggttcggccgccgaaagtccaagttaggccgccgaacatgcctgactttcgtctctggaggagacattcggccgccgaaggtgctgccgaaggtgccctgtccagccttcctttgcttgttttgcatgcatgttttgaggtgttttagaggggttttgggaaggtgtataagagatgtttatcagttgtatagagtatgtttggtacctcatttaagtcctccattgtaggattggacccgagaaaacgaggtatttagcagtagtagctgcttcagagttagagttggtccagagctagttagcccagagttagccaagcagaggctacaggtgagtggaactaacttaatgttttaacttgagaaatgacatatcttagcatgatccatgcatcataagatgccatgttttatattaggttgtgttgcattagaactcacgaatatgctgcattgcatacgatgatatttgtgtggatgaacattgaatgatccctAGCCCTTGATATTAGCTGAGATACTATGAGatcagatgagatatggcatgagatagccataccaggtcgcccctggatagtccaggtcgctcctggtactatgagttagacagccgggctgt
This region of Manihot esculenta cultivar AM560-2 chromosome 10, M.esculenta_v8, whole genome shotgun sequence genomic DNA includes:
- the LOC110624356 gene encoding receptor-like protein EIX2; amino-acid sequence: MFQTITQTGIVSESHFSKLSKLKDLDLSGNFFILNVTSFWVPPFQLESLYISSCILNSSFPVWLKSQSNIIYLHFSNVSVSGIVPDWFWDMSANLKDLNASFNQLQGKLPNPSKLSADVVDLSSNLFEGHIPLPSFPISLLDLSNNQFPGPIPNRLGEILATTRFLSLSGNQLTGEIPISVGEMLSAAVIDLSRNNLTGSIPSSLGNCSSLEVLDLQKNLFSGKIPGSLSQLNMLQTLHLSSNKLSGEIPSFFHNWSGLETLDLGDNRLTGNIPPWTGSVFPNLRILILRSNALSGEIPSELSDLSSLQILDLAENELNGTIPSSFVNLRAMVQIQRINHYLFYGMSFRHYYEESYSANIKNQHQTFNNILSILTSLDLSGNNLHGQIPKELMKLAGLAVLNLSGNHLTGEIPESISELNQLLSLDLSSNKLSGPIPPSISSLSYLGYLNLSNNNLSGEIPFQGHITTFDAPSFAGNPALCGAPLDVNCRGNELDNGRRRADEDDSNNGFIDQWLYLSIGLGFATGVIVPFLVLAIRRSWSHAYFLLVDRTVEEILSLARKIVVHWRNHCRFRV